One genomic segment of Culturomica massiliensis includes these proteins:
- a CDS encoding pyridoxamine kinase has protein sequence MKKIAAIHDLSGYGRASLTVAIPILSYMGYQVCPLPTAILSAHSEYRNFRSFDLSDQMRGIIDHWKELDLQFDALYSGYLASERQMNIVSDFFDHFGNDRNFILVDPVLGDHGELYTGMTPNMVKGMRQLCSKAKVITPNLTEAALLLDKQPGSATTCKETVNWCRSLSDLGPDYVIITSAPSGTAKKVATIAYNRKDGRTWRVSSDYVAATYPGTGDAFASVITGCLLNDDSLPEALERAVHFINMGIKATFGYDHTPLDGMNQEKVLHYLNESLPYFTYELIS, from the coding sequence ATGAAAAAAATCGCAGCAATACACGATTTGTCTGGATACGGAAGGGCCTCTCTGACAGTGGCTATACCTATTTTATCTTACATGGGTTATCAGGTATGTCCACTTCCTACGGCTATTCTTTCCGCCCACAGCGAATACAGGAATTTCAGAAGTTTTGATCTGTCCGATCAAATGCGAGGAATCATTGATCATTGGAAAGAATTAGACTTACAATTCGATGCTCTGTATTCCGGCTATCTGGCTTCTGAACGTCAAATGAATATTGTTTCTGATTTCTTTGACCATTTTGGAAATGACCGGAATTTTATTCTCGTAGACCCTGTTCTGGGCGATCACGGTGAGCTATACACAGGAATGACTCCCAACATGGTAAAAGGTATGCGGCAACTTTGCAGCAAAGCCAAAGTCATTACCCCCAATTTAACCGAAGCCGCATTATTATTGGATAAACAACCGGGCAGTGCCACCACTTGCAAAGAGACCGTGAACTGGTGCCGATCTCTCAGTGATCTGGGCCCCGATTATGTTATTATTACCTCTGCACCTTCAGGAACAGCAAAGAAAGTGGCCACTATCGCTTACAACAGAAAGGACGGAAGGACCTGGCGGGTCAGCAGCGATTATGTTGCCGCCACTTATCCTGGCACCGGAGATGCCTTTGCCAGCGTAATCACCGGCTGTCTGTTAAACGACGACAGCTTACCCGAAGCACTCGAACGGGCAGTACATTTTATCAATATGGGAATAAAAGCTACTTTCGGATATGACCATACCCCCCTGGACGGAATGAATCAGGAAAAAGTATTACACTACCTGAACGAATCTCTGCCCTATTTTACATATGAATTAATCTCTTAG
- a CDS encoding HAD family hydrolase gives MTNKIRAIITDLDGTLLPKNGEISGINKKAFEYAQQKGYFRIIATGRNLYSTLNILPPDFPIDYLVFSSGAGILRWSDQKLLFSRHLELKETQDIARYLWNYNINFTIQKEIPDNHHFYYTDIYPLHTDYKHRLKTYAPFGTLIHAPEDILDKATQLIIILDAIQIRLLEKVKTDLAAYSVVRSTSPVDHQAIWLEIFPAGINKGTSCRHLLNELGISCGECAGLGNDYNDVDFLDLCGQAFLVNNAPIDLKPHYKSVASDRNNGFAEFIGKL, from the coding sequence ATGACAAACAAAATACGGGCAATCATTACCGACCTCGACGGAACCCTATTACCCAAAAACGGTGAAATCAGCGGAATAAATAAAAAAGCCTTCGAATATGCACAACAAAAAGGCTACTTCCGCATCATTGCTACCGGTAGAAACCTTTATTCCACTCTCAATATACTCCCTCCTGATTTTCCAATCGATTACCTGGTATTTTCTTCAGGAGCAGGAATTCTCCGCTGGTCAGACCAAAAGCTCTTATTTTCCAGGCATCTGGAACTAAAAGAAACTCAGGACATCGCTCGTTATCTGTGGAATTACAATATCAATTTTACCATACAGAAAGAAATTCCCGACAATCACCATTTTTACTATACGGATATCTATCCCTTACACACGGACTATAAACACCGCCTGAAAACTTATGCACCTTTTGGAACTCTCATTCATGCACCTGAAGACATCCTCGATAAAGCAACACAGTTAATCATAATTCTGGATGCCATACAAATCCGGTTACTGGAAAAAGTAAAAACCGACCTTGCAGCCTATTCGGTAGTACGATCCACTTCTCCTGTTGACCATCAAGCTATTTGGCTCGAAATCTTTCCGGCAGGTATCAACAAGGGAACAAGCTGCCGCCACCTATTAAATGAACTGGGGATCAGTTGCGGGGAATGTGCCGGCTTGGGCAATGATTATAATGATGTAGATTTCCTGGACCTTTGCGGACAGGCCTTTTTAGTCAATAATGCTCCGATAGACCTGAAGCCTCATTATAAATCCGTTGCTTCTGACAGAAACAACGGATTTGCAGAATTTATCGGTAAACTGTAA
- the pyrF gene encoding orotidine-5'-phosphate decarboxylase, giving the protein MNYTQLFEQIKKKKSFLCVGLDSDIAKIPAHLQGAEDPVFEFNKAIVEATASVTVAYKPNIAFYESRGVEGWKTLEKTMNYIREHYPEVFTIADAKRGDIGNTSQMYAKAFLQALDFDSITVAPYMGEDSVTPFLQYEGKWVILLALTSNKGAFDFQFFEHEGQKLYEKVLKKSQEWGNEKNMMYVVGATKAEMLEGIRKIVPDHFLLVPGVGAQGGSLEEVARFGMNSHCGLLVNSSRGIIFADKTENFALRAGEEARKLQQDMERLLKEGGVL; this is encoded by the coding sequence ATGAATTATACACAACTTTTTGAGCAGATAAAGAAAAAGAAGTCGTTCCTTTGTGTCGGCCTTGACTCAGATATAGCTAAGATCCCTGCACATTTGCAAGGGGCAGAAGATCCTGTTTTTGAATTTAATAAAGCGATTGTAGAGGCTACGGCATCTGTGACCGTGGCTTACAAGCCGAATATTGCCTTTTATGAAAGCCGGGGTGTGGAAGGTTGGAAAACATTGGAAAAAACGATGAATTATATCCGGGAGCATTATCCGGAGGTTTTTACGATTGCAGATGCGAAGCGGGGAGATATCGGAAATACATCTCAGATGTATGCGAAGGCATTTTTGCAGGCATTGGATTTCGATTCTATCACGGTTGCCCCTTATATGGGAGAAGATTCTGTAACTCCGTTTCTGCAATATGAAGGGAAATGGGTTATACTTTTGGCTTTGACTTCAAATAAAGGTGCTTTTGATTTTCAGTTTTTCGAACATGAAGGGCAGAAGTTGTATGAAAAAGTGTTGAAGAAGTCACAGGAGTGGGGAAATGAGAAAAATATGATGTATGTGGTGGGTGCGACTAAGGCAGAAATGCTGGAAGGCATCCGTAAAATTGTACCCGATCATTTTCTGCTGGTACCGGGAGTCGGAGCGCAGGGGGGGAGCCTGGAAGAAGTGGCCCGGTTCGGTATGAACAGCCATTGTGGTTTACTGGTGAATTCTTCCCGGGGTATTATTTTTGCCGATAAAACCGAGAATTTTGCTTTACGTGCCGGAGAAGAAGCCCGGAAATTGCAACAGGATATGGAGCGCTTGTTGAAGGAAGGGGGAGTTTTGTAG
- the prfA gene encoding peptide chain release factor 1 yields the protein METPLIEKLETYYIRFKEIGQLITDPEVIGDMERYVKLTKEYKDLEAITAAADEYKKALDTIEESRMILDSEEDAELKEMAQLELDDLTEKLPVMEQHIKLLLVPADPEDSKNAILEIRGGTGGDEACLFAGDLFRMYTKFCERRGWKVEVTNSNEGTAGGYKEIVLNVSGNGVYGILKYESGVHRVQRVPATETQGRIHTSAATVAVLPEAEEVDVQLNPNDIRKDTYCSSGPGGQSVNTTYSAIRLTHIPTGVVVTCQDEKSQLKNLAKAMNELRSRIYALEYQKHMDDIAAKRRTMVSTGDRSAKIRTYNFPQGRVTDHRINFTLYNLAAVMDGEIDEIIEKLQIEENTERLKESGL from the coding sequence ATGGAGACCCCGCTGATAGAGAAATTAGAAACTTATTACATTCGTTTTAAAGAGATCGGCCAGTTGATTACGGATCCGGAGGTGATCGGTGATATGGAGCGGTATGTCAAGCTGACTAAGGAGTATAAAGATTTGGAAGCTATAACGGCGGCGGCGGATGAATACAAAAAGGCATTGGATACAATAGAGGAATCCCGTATGATTTTGGATTCAGAGGAAGATGCGGAGCTCAAAGAGATGGCACAGCTCGAATTGGATGACCTGACGGAGAAGTTGCCTGTGATGGAGCAACATATTAAATTATTGCTGGTGCCGGCAGATCCGGAGGATTCAAAAAATGCAATCCTGGAAATCCGGGGAGGAACAGGAGGTGATGAAGCTTGCCTGTTTGCCGGTGATTTGTTCCGGATGTATACGAAATTTTGTGAGCGGAGAGGCTGGAAGGTAGAGGTGACCAATAGTAATGAGGGTACAGCCGGGGGGTATAAAGAAATTGTGCTCAATGTTTCCGGTAACGGTGTTTACGGGATTTTGAAATACGAATCGGGTGTACACCGGGTGCAGCGTGTGCCCGCAACGGAAACGCAGGGACGGATACATACTTCTGCGGCGACGGTTGCCGTGTTGCCGGAAGCGGAGGAGGTGGATGTGCAATTGAACCCGAACGATATACGGAAAGATACTTATTGTTCTTCCGGTCCGGGAGGACAGTCGGTGAATACGACTTATTCAGCCATTCGTCTGACTCATATTCCGACCGGTGTTGTTGTGACCTGTCAGGATGAGAAGTCTCAGTTGAAGAATCTGGCTAAAGCGATGAACGAGTTGCGTTCCCGGATTTATGCTCTCGAATATCAGAAACATATGGACGATATTGCGGCTAAGCGTCGTACGATGGTGTCTACCGGCGACCGTTCAGCCAAGATCCGTACTTATAATTTCCCACAGGGACGGGTTACCGATCACCGGATTAATTTTACTTTGTATAATCTGGCGGCGGTTATGGACGGGGAGATTGATGAGATCATCGAGAAGTTACAGATAGAAGAAAATACGGAAAGACTGAAAGAAAGCGGTTTGTAA
- a CDS encoding NAD-dependent epimerase/dehydratase family protein, protein MVFVTGATGLLGSHLLYYLARSGKEVCALKRKDSRIEAVREVWQLYTSDDTLWDGIRWVEGDVMDPEVLETMVSRADCVYHCAAVVSFAGGDKSYLSDVNTRGTEHIAALCQKYRVRLCYVSSIAALGDARYEGEVIDEDTPVITGSVHSVYSRSKAAAERIVRDYMQKGLEAVIVNPSIILGAGHWNRSSSRLFVTAAKGIMVYTEGVCGYVDVRDVCQIILLLSENGIRGERFVINGGNYSYRELFTEIARATGHRPPGIRLRPWMTNIAWRLLSVVGKITGKRPDFTRETARSSQHKSYYSSAKFLSYYPDYRFYSLSDTICEIYAAYKQRRV, encoded by the coding sequence ATGGTATTTGTTACTGGTGCTACCGGCTTACTGGGGAGTCATTTGTTGTATTATCTGGCCAGGTCGGGCAAGGAGGTGTGTGCTTTGAAACGAAAAGACAGCCGTATAGAGGCAGTGAGGGAGGTTTGGCAGTTATATACCTCGGATGATACGTTGTGGGATGGGATCAGATGGGTTGAAGGAGATGTGATGGACCCGGAGGTATTGGAAACGATGGTAAGTCGTGCTGATTGTGTTTACCATTGTGCTGCCGTCGTATCTTTTGCAGGGGGAGACAAATCTTATTTGTCGGATGTAAATACAAGGGGAACGGAACATATAGCTGCGTTGTGTCAGAAGTATCGGGTCAGACTGTGTTATGTGAGTTCGATTGCGGCTTTGGGGGATGCCCGTTATGAGGGGGAGGTGATCGATGAAGATACACCGGTGATTACGGGAAGTGTTCATTCGGTTTATTCTCGGAGTAAAGCGGCAGCGGAACGTATTGTCCGGGATTATATGCAGAAAGGTCTGGAGGCTGTCATTGTAAATCCTTCTATTATTTTGGGGGCCGGCCATTGGAACCGAAGCAGTTCGAGGTTGTTTGTGACGGCAGCAAAGGGGATTATGGTTTACACGGAAGGCGTATGTGGATATGTAGATGTCAGGGATGTATGTCAGATTATACTGCTTTTGTCTGAAAATGGAATCCGGGGAGAGCGGTTTGTCATAAACGGTGGGAATTACAGCTACCGGGAATTATTTACGGAGATTGCCCGGGCTACGGGGCACCGTCCTCCGGGTATACGGCTTCGTCCCTGGATGACGAATATCGCCTGGCGGTTGTTGTCGGTTGTGGGAAAGATAACAGGTAAACGTCCGGATTTTACCCGGGAAACGGCCCGGTCATCCCAGCATAAATCTTATTATTCGTCGGCTAAATTTTTGTCTTATTACCCGGATTACCGGTTTTATTCTTTGTCCGATACGATCTGTGAAATCTATGCTGCGTATAAACAGAGACGGGTTTGA
- a CDS encoding OsmC family protein yields MTTVRAKYLGGLRVECEHLQSGAKIVTDAPVDNHGKGEAFSPTDLCATSLAACMMTTMGIYAETIGIDLTGTEIEITKKMALEPHRRIGEVEIVFHMPDREYSDKHKIALERTKNACAVHFSLNENLIQNVKFIWKR; encoded by the coding sequence ATGACAACTGTTAGAGCAAAGTATTTAGGTGGTTTACGGGTAGAATGTGAACACTTACAGAGTGGAGCGAAAATTGTAACGGATGCTCCGGTGGATAATCATGGTAAAGGAGAGGCTTTTTCTCCGACGGATTTATGTGCGACATCATTGGCTGCTTGCATGATGACTACGATGGGTATTTATGCGGAAACAATCGGTATCGATTTAACAGGGACGGAGATTGAGATAACCAAGAAGATGGCATTGGAGCCTCACAGGCGCATCGGTGAAGTGGAGATTGTTTTCCATATGCCGGATCGGGAGTATTCAGATAAACATAAAATTGCTCTGGAAAGGACAAAAAATGCCTGTGCCGTACATTTCAGCTTGAATGAGAATTTGATTCAAAACGTAAAATTCATTTGGAAGAGGTAG
- a CDS encoding YraN family protein, whose protein sequence is MSQRNDSGKNGEERAVLYLIHRGYTILERNWRIGHKEIDIICTDGKMIIVVEVKTREAGCELPGELIDFRKKRNLLRAGEAYIRAKGLERELRFDLILVSGVGMDVLHIREAIQVFD, encoded by the coding sequence ATGTCACAACGAAATGATTCTGGCAAAAACGGGGAAGAACGGGCTGTTTTATACCTTATCCATAGGGGGTATACGATCCTGGAACGGAACTGGCGGATCGGTCATAAAGAAATAGATATTATTTGTACGGACGGGAAGATGATTATTGTCGTAGAAGTAAAAACCCGGGAAGCAGGTTGTGAGTTGCCGGGGGAATTGATCGATTTCCGGAAAAAGCGGAATTTACTTCGGGCAGGAGAAGCATATATTCGGGCAAAAGGCCTGGAACGGGAACTGCGCTTTGATTTGATCCTTGTGTCGGGAGTAGGAATGGATGTTCTTCATATTCGGGAAGCGATACAGGTTTTTGACTGA
- a CDS encoding glycogen/starch synthase, whose amino-acid sequence MAKKRVLFISSEIMPYLPESEMSHIGRYLPQGIQEKGKEIRTFMPRFGCINERRNQLHEVIRLSGMNLIINDTDHPLIIKVASIQAARMQVYFIDNEDYFQRKHVITDEKGSFFEDNDERAIFFARGVFETVKKLRWAPDLIYCQGWFTALVPIFLKKEYAEDPIFAHAKVVFSTSDDKFKGNLHEDFHKKILTENIKSKDVEIVKEPSHVNVSKLAFNFADGIIFNNKEIDPNLQEYAQKSGKPILEYSNQEEYIDNYSDFFDKIIETKK is encoded by the coding sequence ATGGCGAAGAAAAGAGTTTTATTTATATCCTCAGAGATAATGCCTTATCTGCCTGAATCTGAAATGTCACATATAGGCCGGTACTTACCTCAAGGGATACAAGAAAAAGGAAAAGAAATTAGAACATTCATGCCCCGGTTTGGTTGTATCAACGAACGACGCAATCAACTGCACGAAGTTATTCGCTTATCCGGCATGAATCTGATTATCAACGACACTGACCATCCCCTTATTATAAAGGTAGCTTCCATTCAAGCCGCACGCATGCAAGTCTATTTTATCGATAATGAAGACTATTTTCAAAGAAAGCATGTAATTACTGATGAAAAGGGAAGTTTCTTCGAAGACAATGATGAAAGGGCTATCTTTTTTGCCCGGGGAGTCTTCGAAACGGTCAAAAAATTAAGATGGGCACCCGATCTGATTTATTGTCAAGGCTGGTTTACAGCACTTGTGCCTATATTTCTGAAAAAAGAATATGCAGAAGACCCGATTTTTGCACATGCAAAAGTAGTTTTCTCGACTTCAGATGACAAATTCAAAGGCAACCTGCACGAAGATTTTCACAAGAAAATCCTCACGGAAAACATCAAAAGCAAAGACGTCGAGATCGTAAAAGAACCTTCTCACGTCAATGTGAGTAAACTGGCTTTCAATTTTGCCGATGGTATCATTTTCAACAACAAAGAAATAGACCCCAACCTACAGGAATACGCTCAAAAATCGGGCAAACCCATCTTGGAGTATTCCAACCAGGAGGAGTACATTGACAATTACTCCGATTTCTTCGATAAGATAATCGAAACGAAAAAATAA
- the glmS gene encoding glutamine--fructose-6-phosphate transaminase (isomerizing) — protein sequence MCGIVAYIGYKEAYPILITGLKRLEYRGYDSAGIALINNHQIQVYKTKGRVHDLEEKLRDSDTHASIGMGHTRWATHGEPSDKNAHPHTSMHGKFSLVHNGIIENYAHLKEKLARRGYSFKSETDSEVLVNLIEYIYMKGGIDAETAVRLALGKVVGAYGLVIMCTDEQDKLITTRKGSPLVIGVGDREYFAASDATPIIEYTKNVIYLNDDDIAILRKDGLTLKSRDNDMLSPDIRQIDLDIEKIEKGGFPHFMLKEIFEQVYSIKDTIRGRINYEASDIFLGGITEVIPALASAERILIIGCGTSWHAGLVGEYLIEELARIPVEVEYASEFRYRNPIINPKDIVIAISQSGETADTLAAIRLAKEKGATVLGICNVVGSSIARETHAGVYTHAGPEIGVASTKAFTAQIAVLTMMALLTGCKKGTLEADKYHNYIRELSLLPDKINEILQKEEEIKKLAAELKDCPNAIYLGRGCQYPVALEGALKLKEISYIHAEGYPAAEMKHGPIALIDEKMPVFVIATRDAYYEKIISNIKEVESRKGNVIALVNPDDEVVSKIAQYTIEIPDTLELLSPLLSVIPLQLISYHIAVLRGCNVDMPRNLAKSVTVE from the coding sequence ATGTGCGGAATAGTTGCCTATATCGGCTATAAAGAAGCTTATCCTATTTTAATTACAGGACTGAAAAGATTAGAATACCGGGGATACGATTCCGCCGGCATCGCCTTAATCAACAACCATCAAATCCAGGTTTACAAAACCAAGGGAAGAGTCCACGACCTGGAAGAAAAACTCCGGGACTCCGACACCCATGCTTCTATCGGCATGGGACATACACGTTGGGCGACCCATGGAGAACCCAGCGATAAAAATGCCCATCCCCACACCTCTATGCACGGTAAATTCTCCTTGGTTCACAATGGAATCATTGAAAATTATGCCCACCTGAAAGAAAAATTAGCCCGAAGAGGATACTCCTTCAAAAGTGAAACCGACTCGGAAGTGCTCGTCAACCTGATCGAATACATTTATATGAAAGGGGGAATCGATGCAGAAACTGCTGTGCGATTAGCTTTAGGGAAAGTTGTCGGAGCCTACGGTCTGGTCATCATGTGTACAGACGAACAAGACAAATTGATCACAACAAGAAAAGGCAGTCCCCTGGTCATAGGAGTTGGCGACCGTGAATATTTTGCCGCTTCTGACGCCACCCCCATCATCGAATACACAAAAAATGTCATTTATCTGAATGACGACGACATCGCAATCCTCCGGAAAGACGGTCTTACCTTAAAAAGCCGCGACAACGATATGCTGTCGCCCGACATCAGACAGATCGATCTGGATATTGAAAAAATAGAAAAAGGAGGCTTTCCCCACTTTATGCTAAAAGAAATATTCGAGCAGGTATATTCGATAAAAGATACAATCCGGGGACGGATCAACTACGAAGCTTCTGATATTTTTTTAGGCGGCATAACAGAAGTCATACCGGCCTTGGCTTCGGCCGAACGAATCCTTATCATCGGTTGCGGCACTTCCTGGCATGCCGGCCTGGTGGGGGAATACCTCATTGAAGAATTAGCCCGGATTCCGGTAGAAGTCGAATATGCATCAGAATTCCGGTACCGGAATCCCATCATCAATCCCAAAGACATTGTCATCGCCATCTCCCAAAGCGGAGAAACAGCCGATACCTTAGCGGCAATCCGATTGGCCAAAGAAAAAGGAGCAACGGTACTCGGCATTTGCAATGTCGTCGGCTCCAGTATTGCCAGAGAAACCCATGCCGGAGTCTATACCCATGCCGGTCCGGAAATCGGAGTAGCCTCAACAAAAGCCTTCACGGCTCAGATCGCAGTATTGACAATGATGGCCCTGCTAACCGGCTGCAAAAAAGGAACATTGGAAGCCGATAAATACCACAATTATATCCGGGAATTAAGCTTACTACCGGACAAAATCAATGAAATACTGCAAAAAGAAGAAGAAATAAAAAAATTGGCAGCAGAACTGAAAGATTGTCCCAACGCCATATACCTGGGCCGGGGATGCCAATACCCGGTAGCCCTGGAAGGTGCCTTAAAACTGAAAGAAATCTCTTATATACACGCAGAAGGCTATCCCGCCGCAGAAATGAAACACGGTCCGATAGCACTTATCGACGAAAAAATGCCGGTATTCGTCATTGCAACCCGGGATGCGTATTATGAAAAAATCATCTCCAATATCAAAGAAGTGGAATCCCGGAAAGGCAACGTAATTGCCCTTGTCAATCCCGACGATGAAGTGGTAAGCAAAATTGCACAATACACCATTGAAATCCCGGATACCCTCGAATTGCTATCCCCTTTATTATCCGTCATTCCCCTGCAACTGATATCTTATCATATTGCCGTATTGAGAGGCTGCAACGTAGATATGCCGCGCAATCTGGCGAAATCAGTTACCGTTGAATAA
- the galE gene encoding UDP-glucose 4-epimerase GalE, with product MKVFVTGGTGYIGSHTVVELQQSGFEVIIVDNLCNSNIHVLDGIEKITGIRPEFEQFDLTDAVATRDFFSRHRDIKAVIHFAALKAVGESVSKPLEYYKNNLNSLMNVLSSMREFGVKNLVFSSSCTVYGQADVLPVTEQTPRKQAESPYGNTKAMCEDIMRDLAKVEKEMNLIALRYFNPIGAHPSALIGELPNGVPNNLIPYLTQTVAGIREQLSVFGDDYDTSDGSAVRDYIDVVDLAKAHVVAIRRLVEGKNKTNYEYFNIGTGNGVSVLELIHAFERATGKKVNYKITGRRAGDIEKVWADTTLANTELGWKAQVSLEETLANTWRWQEKLAN from the coding sequence ATGAAAGTATTTGTAACAGGAGGTACCGGTTATATCGGTTCCCATACGGTTGTAGAGCTTCAACAGAGCGGCTTTGAAGTGATCATTGTGGATAATTTGTGCAATTCAAATATTCATGTATTGGACGGTATTGAAAAGATTACCGGTATCCGGCCGGAATTCGAGCAATTCGATTTGACCGATGCTGTGGCTACGCGGGATTTTTTCTCCCGTCATCGGGACATTAAGGCTGTTATCCATTTTGCGGCATTAAAAGCTGTGGGAGAATCGGTATCAAAGCCTTTGGAGTATTACAAAAACAATTTGAATTCCTTGATGAACGTATTATCGTCTATGCGGGAGTTCGGCGTAAAGAATCTGGTATTCTCTTCTTCCTGTACGGTATACGGACAAGCCGATGTATTGCCGGTTACGGAACAGACACCGCGTAAGCAGGCGGAATCTCCTTACGGAAATACCAAAGCGATGTGTGAGGATATTATGCGGGATCTGGCTAAGGTAGAGAAAGAAATGAACCTGATAGCTTTGCGTTATTTCAACCCCATCGGTGCGCATCCTTCTGCTCTTATCGGGGAATTGCCGAACGGAGTACCTAATAATTTAATACCTTATTTGACACAGACGGTGGCTGGTATCCGGGAGCAATTGAGTGTGTTCGGAGATGACTATGATACGTCCGACGGTTCTGCTGTGCGGGATTATATCGATGTTGTGGATTTGGCAAAAGCGCATGTCGTTGCTATACGGCGGTTGGTTGAGGGGAAAAATAAGACGAATTACGAATATTTCAATATCGGAACGGGAAACGGAGTGTCGGTATTGGAGTTGATTCATGCTTTTGAGCGGGCTACCGGTAAGAAAGTGAATTATAAAATCACGGGACGCCGTGCAGGTGATATCGAAAAGGTGTGGGCCGATACGACTCTTGCCAATACAGAATTGGGCTGGAAGGCTCAGGTCAGTTTGGAAGAAACGTTGGCGAATACCTGGAGATGGCAGGAAAAGTTAGCGAATTAA
- the pssA gene encoding CDP-diacylglycerol--serine O-phosphatidyltransferase, translating into MKKHIPNFLTGMNVVSGMMAVFMGMYGNLEMAAIFILIGMVFDFFDGMVARLLHVKSELGKELDSLADVVSFGVAPAILAHLLMKDVLFGGHAGCIRDLSLVGQILVFVPLLIPFFSAFRLAKFNLDKRQTMSFIGMPVPAHALFWVGLVFASLYIPEVYAVLFGNIWVLAACVVILSLLLVSELPMFSLKITDFSWKANYIRYIYFLCLLLIAVFFGLSVILCVIPLYILFCAVDALLHVSAGK; encoded by the coding sequence ATGAAAAAGCATATTCCTAACTTCCTTACCGGCATGAATGTGGTGTCGGGTATGATGGCTGTATTTATGGGTATGTATGGAAACCTGGAAATGGCTGCGATTTTCATACTTATCGGTATGGTTTTTGATTTTTTTGATGGAATGGTTGCCCGTTTATTACATGTGAAATCTGAATTAGGCAAAGAGTTGGATTCTCTGGCTGATGTGGTCAGCTTTGGAGTTGCGCCTGCGATATTGGCTCATTTGCTGATGAAGGATGTGCTTTTCGGTGGACATGCAGGATGTATCCGGGATTTGTCTCTTGTGGGACAGATTCTGGTCTTTGTGCCTTTATTGATACCCTTCTTTTCTGCTTTCAGGCTGGCTAAATTTAATTTGGATAAACGGCAGACGATGTCGTTTATCGGTATGCCTGTACCTGCACATGCCCTTTTTTGGGTGGGATTGGTTTTTGCTTCGCTTTATATTCCGGAGGTCTATGCCGTTTTATTCGGGAATATCTGGGTTTTGGCTGCCTGTGTTGTTATTCTGTCTTTGTTACTGGTGAGTGAATTGCCGATGTTTTCCTTAAAGATAACGGATTTCTCCTGGAAAGCCAATTACATTAGATATATTTATTTTTTGTGTTTGCTTCTCATTGCCGTTTTTTTCGGCTTGTCGGTTATTCTATGCGTTATTCCTTTGTATATTCTGTTTTGTGCTGTGGATGCATTGCTGCATGTGTCTGCAGGGAAATGA